A genomic window from Schistocerca serialis cubense isolate TAMUIC-IGC-003099 chromosome 4, iqSchSeri2.2, whole genome shotgun sequence includes:
- the LOC126473874 gene encoding transmembrane emp24 domain-containing protein 5 codes for MRLVYYTLLVFVFDVINVREKCHAESTVPWYESLPAVAMDYKVHIDAGKEDCYFQYVNPGATFYVSFQVLRGGDGMAGFAVRHPNGQIVHPYQWRPSAEYQEQTSTGGYYSVCIDNQFSRFAAKLVNLYITVIRYDQWDKFTKEMEEMNLSVENFTMSIKKVEHNINEMLQLQYHSRSRESRDYNLLLDNNSYVQNWSIAQILLITCTTTLQVYFVRKLFDVKDARGGRPRA; via the exons ATGCGCCTGGTATACTATACGCTACTTGTTTTTGTGTTTGATGTTATCAACGTAAGAGAGAAGTGTCACGCCGAAAGCACCGTACCATGGTACGAATCATTACCGGCAGTAGCGATGGACTATAAAGTCCACATAGACGCTGGTAAGGAAGACTGTTATTTCCAGTACGTGAATCCCGGTGCAACATTTTATGTTAGTTTTCAG GTACTACGAGGTGGTGATGGGATGGCTGGCTTTGCTGTGAGGCATCCAAATGGGCAGATAGTTCACCCATATCAATGGAGACCTAGTGCAGAGTATCAAGAACAAACATCCACAGGGGGATACTATAGTGTCTGCATTGATAATCAGTTTTCCAGGTTTGCAGCTAAGCTCGTCAACCTGTACATCACAGTTATCAG GTATGATCAATGGGATAAGTTCACCaaggaaatggaagaaatgaacTTAAGTGTGGAAAATTTCACG ATGTCTATAAAGAAGGTGGAACATAATATAAATGAGATGCTGCAGTTGCAGTATCACAGTCGGAGTCGTGAATCGCGTGATTATAATCTTCTCCTGGATAACAACAGTTATGTTCAGAATTGGTCAATTGCACAGATTCTGCTCATAACATGTACTACAACCCTGCAAGTTTACTTTGTTCGGAAGCTCTTTGATGTGAAAGATGCCAGAGGTGGTCGCCCTCGTGCCTGA